The Pontibacter korlensis sequence TAAGATAAAGAGAAAGGGAAGGGCTTTCTCCTTCCCTTTCTGTTGGCTTACGTTTAAGAGCCTGATAAAATTGAACTTACGCTTATACTGCCAAAGATATGAGTGCGAGGGCTTTCTTTGGCATTTACTCGTAAATATAAAAAAACCGCACCAGTTGATGGAGCGGTTTGACACTGTTTGGTGTAGAATATTTTAATTCTGTTCCCATTGCCAATTAGAGGGGTGTATATCCTGAAACTTCTTGTCAAAAAGCCTTAAGGCTTCTTCTTTTGTATAATGACCTAACCGTACATTAGGCCAGCTGTCTACCTCATCCCTTCTAATCATTACTGGAAACTTAGGTGGGCCAAATTGTATCGGCACCTTTTCGTAACCTAAAGCCTGTAGAGCTGTAACTCTATGTTTACCGCTACTTACTGAAACTCGGTAATCTCTACCATCTACAAAAAAAGAGGCTTGGATATGTCCAGCGCTCATCTCATCTGGTCTGTAACCGTTCCTTTTGATCGAGTTGTAAATCTGTACCAGTCTATTGAAGGTTATTTCCCCGAATCCCTCAGAAACTGGGCCTCTGCTAATATGGCCAAACAAGTTTTTCTCTGTAATATGAAGTTCTTTTTTGACTTTCAGAAAACCCTTTCTGTTCAATCTGGCTTCTGGTAAGTTGCTGCTTTTCTTCGGACCGTAGTCCCATGGAGGAGCTAACTCTCTGCCATGTTTGTCTAAAGCTACAGCATTGGCCGGTTGCCATTTGTTATAATAATCTTCTAAAGGCGATCCTTTGTAGCTGGTGCAATTACCCTGATCGTATGCAATAAGGGTTTGTACAAATGGATTGTTAGGGTTACTTCCCGAGAAATCTATAGAAAAGCATTTACTGATAGGAATATCCATAACAAAGGGTCTTCCTTTTGAGCGGTAAAGTGCTTCTACGGGATCAATACTAGTACCGCTTAAATCAAAAAGCACATTGGATAATGTACTGCGATTTAGTTCCAGCCCAAAGCTATTCAGAAACATATTAGCATAATAACTTGAAGTTTTGAGCATGTTCATATTAACTCGAAGTAAGGTTAGTTCAAAGATTGAAAAGGTTAAACAGTGAAGTCATAAAAATGAATCAATCAACTACCAGCATATGCCCTCGTAATTTGGGAGGCATTCTATAGCCGAAACTCTAACTAAATCAATCACAGCATCCTTTTCTTTCAGAAGGTCATAATAGGGGGCTATTTCAAGGTTTTTATGGGTTATGATCACTACATCATTGTTTAGTAGTGCCTCTTCCAAATTCTGAGTAATTAGCTCTGAGAGGTGGGGCAAGCGTTCATTTATGAACGCTTTGTTAGCACCTATAAGCTTAGATAACCGCACATTTTCATCATAGATGGTGATCTGGTATCCTTTACCAATCAAGGTTTCAGCTAAATCAACTGCAGGGCTATATCTTAGATCATCTGTGCCTGCCTTAAAGCTGAGCCCTATGAAGCACACCTTCTTTTTACCTGTTTTGGCCACCATTTCATAAGCCATTTTCTTTTGATGCTCGTTCGACGCATCAATGCAGCCAAGTATAGGGGTGTTAACATAGTGATCATGGCCTAGTGTCACAAGCCCCTTTAAATCCTTAGGTAGGCAAGATCCACCATAAGCGAAACCAGGTTTAAAATATGCGGTTGAAATATTGAGTCTGGTGTCTTTACAGAAAAGCTCCATTACTTTATGAGAGTCTATAGACAGCGCCTTGCATACATTTCCAACTTCGTTGGCAAAGGCAATCTTTAAGGCATGGTAAGAGTTATTTACATACTTTATTAGCTCAGCGATTTTAATGTCTGTTATCTCAACCGGTGCGTTGAGACAGCTATAAAGTGAGGCAACCTTTTCTACGGCTTCTTCATTGTCACCACCAATCACCGTTACCGAAGGGTGGTAGTAATCCTTTACCGCCGAGCCCTCTCTCAAAAATTCCGGGTTAGACACAATAGAGAAGCTTTCCCCTCTATTTTTGCCTGAATACTCTTCTACTATTTCACCAAAGCGCTGATTGGTACCTGGTAAAACTGTACTTCTGATAACGATTGTATGAAAGTCATCTTTCTCTTTTAGAGCTTGACCAATCTGCTCAGCAGTTTTATAGATGTAAGATAAATTTAAGTGCCCGTGAGGGGAGGAGGGGGTTCCTACACAGATTATACTGATGTCTGTATTGATTACAGCTTCATCAGCACACATGGTGGCTGAAATTCTACCTTGTTCGAATCCTTCCTTAATGATAATATCAATATCCTTCTCCAGGATAGTTGGCACACCCCTGTTTATAAGGTCTACCTTAAAATTGCTAACATCAACGCCAACTACGTTATGACCGTTTCTAGCTAAACACCCTAAGCTTACACAGCCTACGTATCCAAGTCCAAATACTGAAATGTTCATGTTCTT is a genomic window containing:
- a CDS encoding UDP-glucose dehydrogenase family protein, encoding MNISVFGLGYVGCVSLGCLARNGHNVVGVDVSNFKVDLINRGVPTILEKDIDIIIKEGFEQGRISATMCADEAVINTDISIICVGTPSSPHGHLNLSYIYKTAEQIGQALKEKDDFHTIVIRSTVLPGTNQRFGEIVEEYSGKNRGESFSIVSNPEFLREGSAVKDYYHPSVTVIGGDNEEAVEKVASLYSCLNAPVEITDIKIAELIKYVNNSYHALKIAFANEVGNVCKALSIDSHKVMELFCKDTRLNISTAYFKPGFAYGGSCLPKDLKGLVTLGHDHYVNTPILGCIDASNEHQKKMAYEMVAKTGKKKVCFIGLSFKAGTDDLRYSPAVDLAETLIGKGYQITIYDENVRLSKLIGANKAFINERLPHLSELITQNLEEALLNNDVVIITHKNLEIAPYYDLLKEKDAVIDLVRVSAIECLPNYEGICW